One stretch of Callospermophilus lateralis isolate mCalLat2 chromosome 11, mCalLat2.hap1, whole genome shotgun sequence DNA includes these proteins:
- the LOC143637803 gene encoding LOW QUALITY PROTEIN: putative pleckstrin homology domain-containing family N member 1 (The sequence of the model RefSeq protein was modified relative to this genomic sequence to represent the inferred CDS: inserted 1 base in 1 codon), whose protein sequence is MGNSSCVPQTPRRLRASFSRKPSLKGNREDTSRKLASLFGSEAGPDGDAAADKIFYYIPGTDYLSLENQPENLEQPILSVFKKGRQKVPVKNLGKVVHYAKVQLQFQHSQDTSDCYLELFPSHLYFQAHSSAGLTFQGLLQLVELSICPLEETGEHGFQITGPLPAPLLVLCPSEDELRCWLYHLEKQMALVGGLWHCHSVLPQGPSVDELPWSLQRHLIWLWRASGRESVGSAICASRVKLQHLPSQKQWDRLLVLYPTSLAIFSEEPDGIAFKMGPPQGGPASLTAIHINLEEKQTRSFLISGRLIHTIQVVCASHEDYRHWLLCLQRVSRQDGGPLLLNPESFPGLQGPTQVRGSGVRGSLSSDGRTSWDSGCPAPPSNRTSHSLPESSVLSTAGCPAPTQPAPVGRLGLECGPEAPEQPLEAPHSPLYADXYTSPATSHRRIADIRGLDEFLSAVRSSPGPEPCSPFPLVPVSVPVSGPCSGLSSSPGPPAPHLVSMKGALQSRAARGHRDPIKDWGPQPPDSPQLVSPAREVSPSPLPPPSGEWVSYGDKTSSSSHQKWPRLRRLEAEEGFIQWI, encoded by the exons ATGGGGAACAGCAGCTGCGTCCCTCAGACCCCCAGGAGGCTGCGGGCCTCCTTCTCCAGGAAACCCTCGCTGAAGGGAAATAG AGAGGACACCTCGAGGAAGCTGGCGAGCCTGTTCGGCTCCGAGGCTGGCCCCGACGGGGACGCCGCGGCAGACAAGATCTTCTACTACATCCCTGGGACG GACTACCTAA GCCTGGAGAATCAGCCGGAGAACTTGGAGCAGCCCATCCTGAGTGTGTTCAAGAAGGGGCGGCAGAAGGTGCCCGTGAAGAACCTGGGCAAGGTGGTACACTATGCCAAGGTCCAGCTGCAGTTCCAGCACAGCCAG GATACCAGTGACTGCTACCTGGAGCTGTTCCCTTCCCACCTCTACTTCCAGGCTCACAGTTCTGCAGGACTCACATTCCAGG GGCTGTTGCAGCTGGTGGAGTTGAGCATCTGCCCCCTCGAGGAGACTGGAGAGCATGGCTTCCAGATCACAG GCCCACTGCCCGCCCCACTCCTCGTTCTCTGTCCCAGTGAAGATGAGCTCCGCTGCTGGCTCTACCACTTGGAAAAGCAGATGGCCCTTGTCGGGGGACTGTGGCACTGCCACTCTGTGCTCCCGCAG GGCCCCTCAGTGGATGAGCTCCCCTGGTCCCTGCAGCGCCATCTGATCTGGCTGTGGAGGGCATCTGGGCGTGAATCTGTGGGCAGTGCCATCTGTGCCTCAAGGGTCAAGCTGCAGCACCTGCCTTCACAG AAGCAGTGGGATCGGCTCCTGGTCCTGTACCCAACATCCCTGGCCATCTTCTCTGAGGAACCAGATGGGATTGCCTTTAAGATGGGCCCTCCCCAGGGTGGACCT GCCTCACTCACTGCCATCCACATCAACCTGGAAGAGAAGCAGACCCGCTCGTTCCTGATCTCAG GCCGACTCATCCATACCATCCAGGTGGTGTGTGCCAGTCATGAAGATTACCGCCACTGGCTGCTCTGCCTCCAGAGGGTTTCCAGACAGGATGGGGGCCCCCTGCTGCTCAACCCTGAGAGCTTCCCAGGCCTGCAGGGGCCCACACAGGTGAGGGGCA GTGGTGTCCGAGGCTCACTTTCCTCTGATGGACGGACCAGCTGGGATTCAGGGTGCCCAGCGCCCCCCTCCAACCGCACCAGCCACTCCCTCCCTGAGTCCTCAGTGCTGTCCACTGCAGGCTGCCCTGCTCCTACCCAGCCTGCACCT GTGGGCAGGCTGGGCCTGGAGTGTGGCCCAGAGGCCCCCGAGCAGCCCCTGGAGGCACCACACTCCCCACTGTATGCTG CCTACACCTCACCTGCCACTTCCCATCGCAGGATCGCAGATATCAGGGGCCTGGATGAG TTCCTCAGTGCAGTACGAAGCTCGCCTGGACCAGAGCCTTGCAGCCCATTCCCCTTGGTCCCTGTGTCTGTGCCTGTCTCTGGTCCCTGCTCTGGACTCTCCAGCTCTCCTGGCCCCCCAGCTCCCCATTTGGTCTCCATGAAAGGAGCCCTGCAGTCCCGAGCTGCTCGGGGACACCGGGATCCCATCAAGGACTGGGGTCCACAGCCCCCAGATTCCCCTCAGCTG GTCTCCCCTGCCAGGGAAGTGTCACCCAGCCCTCTGCCACCTCCCTCAGGTGAGTGGGTTTCCT ATGGTGACAAGACTTCATCTTCCTCCCACCAGAAATGGCCACGGCTCAGAAGGCTTGAGGCAGAGGAGGGGTTCATCCAGTGGATCTGA